One Oharaeibacter diazotrophicus DNA segment encodes these proteins:
- a CDS encoding anhydro-N-acetylmuramic acid kinase has protein sequence MTGAGPVWALGLMSGTSLDGVDAALLDTDGETIAGIGPTLFRPYGADERAVLRRALADARGLDDRRARPGALAEAERIVTDTHAEAVRDLVAAAAEAGIAPQVVGFHGQTVFHAPARRLTVQIGDAGRLAAACGLRVVHDFRAADVAAGGQGAPLVPIFHRALAARAGLSLPAAVLNVGGVANVTLIGADGRLAAFDTGPGNALIDDAVLAATGRPYDDGGAIAASGRVDGTALAALLAHPYFAAPPPKSLDRDAFDVGPVAALPFADKVATLTAFTAAAVAAGLRLAGAPAATVVVVGGGARNRKLLAMLAARTGATVVPAGDAGFDGDFVEAQAFAHLAVRRLRGLPATFPGTTGVPAPTVGGDVATPEGAHSPTPSTSP, from the coding sequence ATGACGGGTGCCGGTCCGGTCTGGGCGCTCGGCCTGATGAGCGGCACCTCGCTCGACGGGGTCGACGCCGCGCTGCTCGACACCGACGGCGAGACGATCGCCGGCATCGGCCCCACCCTGTTCAGACCTTACGGGGCTGACGAGCGCGCCGTGCTCCGCCGCGCCCTCGCCGACGCGCGCGGCCTCGACGACCGCCGCGCCCGTCCGGGCGCGCTGGCCGAGGCCGAGCGGATCGTCACCGACACCCACGCCGAGGCCGTGCGCGACCTCGTCGCCGCCGCGGCGGAGGCCGGGATCGCGCCACAGGTGGTCGGCTTCCACGGCCAGACCGTGTTCCACGCCCCGGCGCGGCGGCTGACCGTGCAGATCGGCGACGCCGGCCGGCTCGCGGCCGCCTGCGGTCTGCGGGTCGTCCACGACTTCCGCGCCGCCGACGTCGCGGCAGGCGGGCAGGGAGCGCCGCTGGTGCCGATCTTCCACCGGGCGCTCGCCGCCCGCGCCGGCCTGTCGCTGCCCGCCGCCGTGCTCAACGTCGGCGGTGTCGCCAACGTCACCCTGATCGGCGCCGACGGCAGGCTCGCCGCCTTCGACACCGGCCCCGGCAACGCCCTGATCGACGACGCCGTGCTCGCCGCCACCGGGCGGCCCTACGACGACGGCGGTGCGATCGCCGCGTCCGGCCGGGTCGACGGGACGGCGCTGGCGGCCCTCCTCGCCCATCCCTATTTCGCGGCGCCGCCGCCGAAGTCGCTCGACCGCGACGCCTTCGACGTCGGCCCGGTGGCCGCCCTCCCGTTCGCCGACAAGGTGGCGACGTTGACCGCCTTCACCGCGGCCGCGGTCGCGGCGGGCCTGCGGCTCGCCGGCGCGCCGGCCGCGACGGTGGTGGTGGTCGGCGGCGGGGCGCGCAACCGGAAGCTGCTCGCCATGCTCGCCGCCCGCACCGGCGCGACAGTGGTGCCGGCCGGCGACGCCGGCTTCGACGGCGACTTCGTCGAGGCCCAGGCCTTCGCGCACCTCGCGGTCCGCCGCCTCCGCGGCCTGCCGGCGACCTTCCCGGGAACGACGGGCGTGCCGGCCCCTACCGTCGGCGGCGACGTGGCGACGCCGGAGGGCGCTCACAGCCCGACGCCGAGCACCAGTCCATAG
- a CDS encoding AsmA-like C-terminal region-containing protein, which translates to MDSEHDDLATAATPVSPRPRRRGRRLAWTVVALLALLVVGAGVLVARLLSGPIWTSVGTGRVSAEVAARLGPGATAAVGVVGLSLDETFAPVVHLRDIHVGVPESGTVSIDTLEIATVWGALTGGEIRLTSIEADHVLADVTGGGGGPPPSVPGILAALDGVLQQTGVAHAEIDSLTLRRPGADGAPDTILDAVAVDADAADESAVTATLAGGGARGSWAITASIGPGDDRVARRMTLRTRGLDIADVQGMAGDDAPAFGGPVSLTGTVGIAADGAVLEARGEVVFGPVEPADGGEALLPNQSRVGITYDADTGTIEVAPSTVRLETAHALVGGTVRPPTAADRRWTFRLAARASEDDGTSADAVTAGSYDPGQHLLSIDEFSVTGEGTRFAAAMRLSQSAGGLAGAVSGAFAEMPVATLKSIWPPMVAKDARRWVVENVVAGTISDAAVDVTVTADALSATARTDARATLDFRFSGLAFRSFDDGPFIRDAVGTGRYADDRFEIALASGVVDLENGRTMAIGPATFTVPLVSKDPPDGAVRVHLEGDGPATLALWKRLPLGDGAALDLAPEDVAGRAVADVDLTLPLVRDLRADQVTYQGRIALSDVDLAKPIEGRALRDGQLTVDVGGGVARIHGKAMVDGVSADIDLSEPLDAGKPGSSVVRMTLDAAARRKLGLPFPEMVSGVVDVAVETVPSDGGARRRKISVDLAKAAVDLPAVGFAKPKGKPGTLVFTLVEARGGTEIDDLAFRAGPAAVEGSILLDGDGEVQRGVLSTLRFAAGDDLSMKLSRRDGRLVATVAGRSLDGRALIRRQLKAGDDAGGDEGSGGGPDLDLDVSIDAVTGFGDERLSGVNLSARLAGGSVRALSVTAQTAGGGATSATLTPFEAGRRISVEVGEVGRVLRFLDVYGRVFGGRATVTGSIDDAGVLRASLDGSRWRIVEEPALARLSTAAQDGPTEGLSTADIGRLLADITFADGRLGIEDGVVRAASAGLSLQGDVDFRRDVLSLGGTYLPASSLDSLIGKIPLLGQTVFAGGRAGLLGVSFRLTGPLDDPKLGVNPLSVIAPGIFRKLFELR; encoded by the coding sequence ATGGATTCCGAACACGACGACCTCGCGACCGCGGCCACGCCGGTGTCGCCGCGCCCCCGCCGGCGCGGCCGTCGCCTCGCTTGGACCGTCGTCGCATTGCTGGCGCTCCTCGTGGTCGGCGCCGGCGTCCTTGTGGCGCGCCTGCTCTCCGGGCCGATCTGGACCTCCGTCGGCACCGGCCGCGTCTCGGCCGAGGTGGCGGCGCGGCTCGGCCCCGGCGCGACGGCGGCCGTCGGCGTCGTCGGGCTGTCCCTGGACGAGACCTTCGCGCCGGTCGTCCATCTGCGCGACATTCACGTCGGCGTGCCCGAGTCGGGCACCGTCTCGATCGACACCCTCGAGATCGCCACCGTCTGGGGCGCGCTGACCGGCGGCGAGATTCGGCTGACGTCGATCGAGGCCGACCACGTGCTCGCCGACGTCACCGGCGGCGGCGGGGGACCGCCGCCGAGCGTGCCCGGCATCCTCGCCGCCCTCGACGGCGTGCTGCAGCAGACCGGCGTCGCCCACGCCGAGATCGATTCGCTGACGCTGCGCCGCCCCGGCGCCGACGGCGCGCCCGACACCATCCTCGACGCCGTCGCGGTCGACGCCGACGCCGCCGACGAGAGCGCGGTCACCGCCACGCTCGCCGGTGGCGGCGCCCGCGGCTCCTGGGCGATCACCGCCTCGATCGGCCCCGGCGACGACCGGGTGGCGCGGCGGATGACGCTGCGCACCCGCGGCCTCGACATCGCCGACGTCCAGGGCATGGCCGGCGACGACGCCCCCGCCTTCGGCGGCCCGGTGTCGCTGACCGGCACGGTCGGCATCGCCGCCGACGGCGCCGTGCTGGAGGCGCGCGGCGAGGTGGTGTTCGGGCCGGTCGAGCCCGCCGACGGCGGCGAGGCGCTGCTGCCGAACCAGAGCCGCGTCGGCATCACCTATGACGCCGACACCGGCACCATCGAGGTGGCGCCGTCGACCGTGCGCCTCGAGACCGCCCACGCCCTCGTCGGCGGCACCGTGCGGCCTCCGACCGCCGCCGACCGGCGTTGGACCTTCCGCCTCGCCGCGCGCGCCAGCGAGGACGACGGCACCAGCGCCGACGCCGTCACCGCCGGCAGCTACGATCCCGGCCAGCACCTGCTCTCGATCGACGAGTTCTCCGTCACCGGCGAAGGCACCCGCTTCGCCGCGGCGATGCGGCTGTCGCAGAGCGCGGGCGGCCTCGCCGGTGCCGTCTCCGGCGCCTTCGCCGAGATGCCGGTGGCGACGCTGAAGTCGATCTGGCCGCCGATGGTCGCCAAGGACGCGCGGCGCTGGGTGGTCGAGAACGTGGTCGCCGGCACGATTTCCGACGCCGCGGTCGACGTCACCGTCACGGCGGACGCGCTCTCGGCGACCGCGCGCACCGACGCGCGCGCCACCCTGGACTTCCGCTTCTCCGGCCTCGCCTTCCGCTCCTTCGACGACGGCCCCTTCATCCGCGACGCCGTCGGTACCGGCCGCTACGCCGACGACCGCTTCGAGATCGCGCTCGCCAGCGGCGTCGTCGACCTCGAGAACGGCCGGACGATGGCGATCGGTCCGGCCACCTTCACGGTGCCACTCGTTTCCAAGGACCCGCCCGACGGCGCCGTGCGCGTCCATCTCGAGGGCGACGGCCCGGCGACGCTGGCGCTGTGGAAACGGCTGCCGCTCGGCGACGGCGCCGCGCTCGACCTCGCCCCGGAGGACGTCGCCGGCCGGGCGGTCGCCGACGTCGACCTGACGCTGCCGCTGGTGCGGGACCTGCGCGCCGACCAGGTCACCTACCAGGGCCGGATCGCGCTCTCCGATGTCGATCTCGCCAAACCGATCGAGGGCCGGGCGCTCCGCGACGGCCAGCTGACCGTCGACGTCGGCGGCGGCGTCGCGCGGATCCATGGCAAGGCCATGGTCGACGGCGTTTCCGCCGACATCGACCTCTCCGAACCGCTCGACGCCGGCAAGCCCGGCTCCTCGGTGGTCCGGATGACGCTCGACGCCGCGGCGCGGCGCAAGCTCGGCCTGCCGTTCCCGGAGATGGTGTCGGGGGTGGTCGACGTCGCCGTCGAGACCGTGCCGTCGGATGGCGGCGCGCGCCGCCGCAAGATCTCGGTCGACCTCGCCAAGGCGGCGGTCGACCTGCCGGCCGTCGGCTTCGCCAAGCCGAAGGGCAAGCCGGGGACGCTGGTGTTCACGCTGGTGGAGGCGCGCGGCGGCACCGAGATCGACGACCTCGCGTTCCGCGCCGGGCCGGCCGCGGTCGAGGGCTCGATCCTGCTCGACGGCGACGGCGAGGTGCAGCGCGGCGTGCTCTCGACGCTGCGCTTCGCCGCCGGCGACGATCTCTCGATGAAACTCTCCCGCCGCGACGGCCGGCTCGTCGCCACCGTGGCCGGGCGTTCCCTCGACGGCCGCGCCCTGATCCGCCGCCAGCTGAAGGCCGGCGACGACGCCGGCGGCGACGAGGGCTCCGGCGGCGGGCCGGACCTCGACCTCGACGTCTCGATCGACGCCGTCACCGGCTTCGGCGACGAGCGGCTCTCGGGCGTCAACCTCTCCGCCCGCCTCGCCGGCGGCAGCGTCCGGGCGCTGTCGGTGACCGCCCAGACCGCCGGCGGCGGCGCCACCTCGGCGACGCTGACCCCGTTCGAGGCCGGCCGGCGCATCAGCGTCGAGGTCGGCGAGGTCGGCCGCGTGCTGCGGTTCCTCGACGTCTACGGCCGGGTCTTCGGCGGCCGCGCCACGGTCACCGGCTCGATCGACGACGCCGGCGTGCTGCGCGCCTCCCTCGACGGCTCGCGCTGGCGCATCGTCGAGGAACCGGCGCTGGCGCGGCTGTCGACGGCGGCGCAGGACGGCCCGACCGAAGGCTTGTCGACCGCCGACATCGGCCGCCTCCTCGCCGACATCACCTTCGCCGACGGTCGGCTCGGCATCGAGGACGGCGTCGTGCGTGCCGCCAGCGCCGGCCTGTCGCTGCAGGGCGACGTCGACTTCCGCCGCGACGTGCTCAGCCTCGGCGGCACCTACCTGCCGGCGAGCAGCCTCGACAGCCTGATCGGCAAGATCCCGCTCCTCGGCCAGACCGTCTTCGCCGGCGGCCGCGCCGGTCTCCTCGGCGTCTCCTTCCGCCTCACCGGCCCCCTCGACGACCCGAAACTCGGCGTCAACCCGCTGAGCGTGATCGCGCCGGGGATATTCAGGAAGCTGTTCGAGTTGAGGTGA
- a CDS encoding YeiH family protein, with translation MPVPALVHRRPLAALRDFAPGLALCAAVGAAAVAVETGQRLVFGRTWVEALVLAILCGAVVRTAWAPGPRWQAGVGFARRGLLEVAVALLGAAIDPAALATAGPALVAGVAALVVAAIAAGFAIGRLLRLPARMALLVACGNAICGNSAIAAVAPVIAADADDVAVSIAFTAALGIAVMVLLPLAGLAVGLDRAGFGVLAGLTVYAVPQVAAAAAPFGAIAVQIGMVVKLVRVAMLGPVCLALSLVRPGRAPSAGAASRPPLLPWFVLGFAATAACRAAGLVPDAAIAPIDVVARTATVLAMAALGLGVDVRMLARAGVRVVAAAALSLSLLALAAYGLVLGVGL, from the coding sequence ATGCCCGTTCCCGCCCTTGTCCACCGTCGTCCGCTCGCCGCCCTCCGCGACTTCGCTCCCGGCCTCGCGCTCTGCGCCGCGGTCGGCGCGGCGGCCGTCGCCGTCGAGACCGGGCAGCGGCTCGTGTTCGGGCGCACCTGGGTCGAGGCGCTGGTGCTCGCCATCCTCTGCGGCGCCGTCGTCCGGACCGCCTGGGCTCCGGGCCCACGCTGGCAAGCCGGTGTCGGCTTCGCCCGCCGAGGTCTGCTCGAGGTCGCGGTCGCGCTGCTCGGCGCCGCCATCGACCCGGCCGCCCTGGCGACGGCGGGACCCGCGCTGGTCGCCGGCGTCGCGGCGCTGGTGGTGGCGGCGATCGCCGCCGGCTTCGCGATCGGCCGGCTGCTGCGCCTGCCGGCCCGGATGGCCCTGCTGGTCGCCTGCGGCAACGCCATCTGCGGCAACTCGGCGATCGCCGCGGTGGCGCCGGTGATCGCGGCCGACGCCGACGACGTCGCCGTCTCGATCGCCTTCACCGCCGCGCTCGGCATCGCGGTGATGGTGCTGCTACCGCTGGCCGGCCTCGCCGTCGGCCTCGACCGCGCCGGCTTCGGCGTCCTCGCCGGCCTCACCGTCTACGCGGTGCCGCAGGTCGCGGCGGCGGCCGCGCCGTTCGGAGCGATCGCGGTGCAGATCGGCATGGTGGTGAAGCTGGTGCGCGTCGCCATGCTGGGGCCGGTCTGCCTCGCGCTCTCGCTCGTCCGCCCCGGCCGCGCGCCCTCGGCCGGCGCCGCGTCGCGGCCGCCGCTGCTGCCCTGGTTCGTGCTCGGCTTCGCCGCCACCGCGGCCTGCCGCGCCGCCGGACTGGTGCCGGACGCCGCGATCGCTCCCATCGACGTCGTCGCCCGCACCGCGACCGTGCTCGCCATGGCCGCGCTCGGCCTCGGCGTCGACGTCCGGATGCTGGCGCGGGCCGGTGTGCGCGTCGTCGCGGCGGCGGCGCTCTCGCTTTCCCTGCTCGCGCTCGCCGCCTATGGACTGGTGCTCGGCGTCGGGCTGTGA
- a CDS encoding ferritin-like domain-containing protein, whose translation MDDPGPTEADGATLYERARAIVATADLEAKTALAYRTAHDWFARRLARGTALTGRPMPARPGRPERPILVPPSEMPRRTRGGGAGAGKLALVHALAHIELNAVDLTWDLVGRFVDAEVPRSFFDDWVQVGLEEAKHFRLLDRRLGELGAAYGDLPAHDGLWQAAESTGHDLTARLAVIPLVLEARGLDVTPGMADNLRRNGDDDTAAILDVIYRDEKRHVAFGSKWFRFLCDRERRAPEPTFHALVRTCFRGALKPPFNDRARAEAGLTPGFYKPLARISG comes from the coding sequence GTGGACGACCCGGGCCCGACGGAGGCCGACGGCGCGACGCTCTACGAACGGGCGCGCGCCATCGTCGCCACCGCCGACCTCGAGGCCAAGACCGCCCTCGCCTACCGCACCGCGCACGACTGGTTCGCCCGCCGCCTCGCCCGCGGCACCGCCCTGACCGGCCGGCCGATGCCGGCGCGGCCGGGGCGCCCGGAGCGGCCGATCCTGGTGCCGCCGAGCGAGATGCCCCGGCGCACCCGCGGCGGCGGGGCCGGAGCCGGCAAGCTCGCGCTGGTCCACGCCCTCGCCCACATCGAGCTCAACGCGGTCGACCTCACCTGGGACCTCGTCGGCCGCTTCGTCGACGCCGAGGTGCCGCGCTCCTTCTTCGACGACTGGGTCCAGGTCGGGCTCGAGGAGGCCAAGCACTTCCGCCTGCTCGACCGCCGCCTCGGCGAACTCGGCGCCGCCTACGGCGACCTGCCGGCCCACGACGGCCTCTGGCAGGCGGCCGAATCGACCGGCCACGACCTCACCGCCCGCCTCGCGGTGATTCCCCTGGTGCTGGAGGCGCGCGGCCTCGACGTCACGCCGGGCATGGCCGACAACCTCCGCCGCAACGGCGACGACGACACCGCCGCCATCCTCGACGTGATCTACCGCGACGAGAAGCGCCACGTCGCCTTCGGCTCGAAATGGTTCCGATTCCTGTGCGACCGCGAGCGCCGCGCCCCGGAACCGACCTTCCACGCCCTGGTCCGCACCTGTTTCCGCGGGGCGCTGAAGCCACCGTTCAACGACCGCGCCCGCGCCGAGGCCGGCCTGACCCCGGGCTTCTACAAACCGCTCGCCCGCATTTCCGGCTGA
- a CDS encoding M23 family metallopeptidase, producing the protein MARARDEDRYRKRAPVRRIVLISGDATRTFTVRPWVAATVATLGAALSVAFLGATAYLVFRDDLIDTVLARNADLQQAYEDRIASLRAEIDKIASRQILDQVAYDEKVERLLSAQRSLGDRQRAVSELIEKARASGLIGDDDHADAGSTAPAALGYAPSAEASAAASFRGLEADPIVTGSAAPLTDSEGKVDVAAVGAEIAALDAAQARTVRTIAAAAEARADEVIRVVGRLGVTLAVAAPTKADASDALDAVGGPFVPLGSAEALASAMADASQAFDTLGKVRGAVARLPLVVPIEGADRTSNFGSRTDPFLGSVAFHAGIDFRSPSGKAVEATAPGRVVNAGPTGGYGNMVEIDHGRGLSTRYAHLSQIDVEVGQEVRRGTVIGEVGSTGRSTGPHLHYETRVNGIAVNPETYLSAGDRIRAILR; encoded by the coding sequence ATGGCCAGAGCCAGGGATGAGGACCGGTATCGCAAGCGTGCCCCGGTCCGCCGCATCGTCCTCATCAGCGGTGACGCCACGCGGACCTTCACGGTCCGGCCGTGGGTGGCGGCGACGGTGGCGACCCTCGGGGCCGCCCTCTCGGTCGCCTTCCTCGGCGCCACCGCCTATCTCGTCTTCCGCGACGACCTGATCGACACGGTGCTCGCCCGCAACGCCGATCTCCAGCAGGCCTACGAGGACCGCATCGCCTCGCTGCGCGCCGAGATCGACAAGATCGCCAGCCGGCAGATCCTCGACCAGGTCGCCTACGACGAGAAGGTCGAGCGGCTGCTGTCGGCCCAGCGCAGCCTCGGCGACCGCCAGCGCGCGGTGTCCGAGCTGATCGAGAAGGCGCGCGCCTCCGGCCTGATCGGTGACGACGACCACGCCGACGCCGGTTCGACCGCCCCCGCCGCCCTCGGCTACGCGCCGAGCGCCGAGGCATCGGCCGCCGCGTCCTTCCGTGGCCTCGAGGCCGATCCGATCGTCACCGGCTCCGCCGCGCCGCTGACCGATTCGGAGGGCAAGGTCGACGTCGCCGCCGTCGGTGCCGAGATCGCCGCCCTCGACGCCGCGCAGGCCCGCACGGTCCGCACCATCGCCGCCGCCGCCGAGGCGCGCGCCGACGAGGTCATCCGCGTCGTCGGCCGCCTCGGCGTCACGCTCGCGGTCGCCGCGCCGACAAAGGCGGACGCCTCCGACGCCCTCGACGCCGTCGGCGGGCCCTTCGTGCCGCTCGGCAGCGCCGAGGCGCTGGCGTCCGCCATGGCCGACGCCTCCCAGGCCTTCGACACCCTCGGCAAGGTCCGCGGGGCGGTGGCACGGCTGCCGCTGGTGGTGCCGATCGAGGGCGCCGACCGCACCTCGAACTTCGGCTCGCGCACCGATCCGTTCCTCGGCTCGGTCGCCTTCCACGCCGGCATCGACTTCCGCTCGCCCTCCGGAAAGGCCGTCGAGGCGACGGCGCCCGGCCGGGTGGTCAACGCCGGCCCGACCGGCGGCTACGGCAACATGGTCGAGATCGACCACGGCCGCGGCCTTTCCACCCGCTACGCCCACCTGTCGCAGATCGACGTCGAGGTCGGCCAGGAGGTCCGCCGCGGCACCGTGATCGGCGAGGTCGGCTCGACCGGCCGCTCGACGGGCCCGCACCTGCACTACGAGACCCGCGTCAATGGCATCGCCGTCAACCCCGAGACCTACCTCTCGGCCGGCGACCGCATCCGCGCCATCCTGCGGTAG
- the tyrS gene encoding tyrosine--tRNA ligase, translated as MRAFKSDFLRTLDERGFIHQISDPEGLDAACVKGPITAYIGFDATATSLHVGSLIQIMMLHWMQRTGHRPISLMGGGTTMIGDPSFKDEARKLLTVEAIEENMAGIRRVFARYLAYGDGPTDAMMINNADWLLKLNYVEFLRDVGRHFSVNRMLSFESVKLRLDREQSLSFLEFNYMILQGYDFVELARRTGCVLQMGGSDQWGNIVNGIDLGHKMGTPQLFALTSPLLTTASGAKMGKTAAGAVWLNAELTSPYEFWQFWRNTEDADVERFLKLYTTLPLTEVARLAALGGAEINEAKKLLATEVTAMLHGREAADAAAETARRTFEEGALAADLPTVEIPRAELEAGLGVLAAFVRAGLAASNGEARRSVDGGGLKVNDETVTDPKRVLGLADLSDVGAIKLSLGRKKHVLLKPV; from the coding sequence ATGAGAGCCTTCAAGTCGGACTTCCTGCGCACGCTCGACGAGCGCGGGTTCATTCACCAGATCTCGGACCCGGAGGGTCTCGACGCCGCCTGCGTGAAGGGTCCGATCACGGCCTATATCGGCTTCGACGCGACGGCGACCAGCCTTCACGTCGGCTCGCTGATCCAGATCATGATGCTGCACTGGATGCAGCGGACCGGCCACCGGCCGATCTCGCTGATGGGCGGCGGCACCACCATGATCGGCGATCCCTCGTTCAAGGACGAGGCGCGCAAGCTGCTGACGGTCGAGGCGATCGAAGAGAACATGGCCGGCATCCGCCGGGTGTTCGCCCGCTACCTCGCCTACGGCGACGGCCCGACCGACGCCATGATGATCAACAACGCCGACTGGCTGTTGAAGCTCAACTACGTCGAGTTCCTGCGCGACGTGGGCCGCCACTTCTCGGTCAACCGGATGCTGTCCTTCGAAAGCGTCAAGCTCCGGCTCGACCGCGAGCAGTCGCTGTCCTTCCTCGAATTCAACTACATGATCCTGCAGGGCTACGACTTCGTCGAGCTCGCCCGGCGCACCGGCTGCGTGCTGCAGATGGGCGGCTCCGACCAGTGGGGCAACATCGTCAACGGCATCGACCTCGGCCACAAGATGGGCACGCCCCAGCTGTTCGCGCTGACCTCGCCGCTGCTCACCACCGCCTCCGGTGCCAAGATGGGCAAGACCGCGGCAGGCGCGGTCTGGCTCAACGCCGAGCTGACCAGCCCCTACGAGTTCTGGCAGTTCTGGCGCAACACCGAGGACGCCGACGTCGAACGCTTCCTGAAGCTCTACACCACGCTGCCGCTCACCGAGGTCGCCCGCCTCGCCGCCCTCGGCGGTGCCGAGATCAACGAGGCCAAGAAGCTGCTCGCCACCGAGGTCACCGCCATGCTGCACGGCCGCGAGGCCGCCGACGCGGCGGCCGAGACCGCGCGCCGCACCTTCGAGGAAGGCGCCCTCGCCGCCGACCTGCCCACGGTGGAGATCCCGCGCGCCGAGCTCGAGGCCGGCCTCGGCGTCCTCGCCGCCTTCGTCCGCGCCGGCCTCGCCGCCTCCAACGGCGAAGCGCGCCGCTCGGTCGACGGTGGTGGCCTCAAGGTCAACGACGAGACCGTGACCGACCCCAAGCGCGTCCTCGGCCTCGCCGACCTCTCGGACGTCGGCGCGATCAAGCTCTCGCTCGGCCGCAAGAAGCACGTGCTGCTGAAGCCGGTGTGA
- the prfB gene encoding peptide chain release factor 2 (programmed frameshift), with protein MRAETEAIVDEIRQGMALLRRHLDWDASQQRMAELNGFVEDPTLWNDPERAQKIMRERTDLESRINGYLKLERELGDNLELIELGEMEGDDTVVTDAEAMLRELSKEVVHQQTESMLSGEADGNDAYVEINSGAGGTESQDWANILLRMYTRWAQRRGYKVEVLEMHDGEEAGIKSATIQIKGHNAYGWLKTESGVHRLVRISPFDSQARRHTSFASVWVYPVVDDKIAIEVNEADVRIDTYRSSGAGGQHVNTTDSAVRITHLPTGIAVACQNERSQHKNRATAWQMLKARLYEVELKKREEKAMADAAGKTDIGWGHQIRSYVLQPYQLVKDLRTGVESTAPGDVLDGDLDGFMEATLAQRAFGKQPLEIKDVD; from the exons ATGAGAGCCGAGACCGAGGCCATCGTCGACGAGATCAGGCAGGGTATGGCCCTGCTGAGGAGGCATCTT GACTGGGATGCCTCCCAGCAGCGCATGGCCGAGCTGAACGGCTTCGTCGAGGATCCCACCCTCTGGAACGACCCGGAGCGCGCGCAGAAGATCATGCGCGAGCGCACCGATCTGGAATCGCGCATCAACGGCTACCTGAAGCTCGAGCGCGAGCTCGGTGACAATCTGGAGCTGATCGAGCTCGGCGAGATGGAAGGCGACGATACCGTCGTGACCGACGCCGAGGCGATGCTGCGCGAGCTTTCCAAGGAGGTCGTCCACCAGCAGACGGAGTCGATGCTCTCCGGCGAGGCCGACGGCAACGACGCCTACGTCGAGATCAACTCGGGCGCCGGCGGCACCGAGAGTCAGGACTGGGCGAACATCCTCTTGCGCATGTACACCCGCTGGGCGCAGCGCCGCGGCTACAAGGTCGAGGTGCTCGAGATGCACGACGGCGAAGAGGCCGGCATCAAGAGCGCGACCATCCAGATCAAGGGCCACAACGCCTACGGCTGGCTGAAGACCGAGTCGGGCGTGCACCGCCTCGTGCGCATCTCTCCCTTCGACAGCCAGGCCCGCCGGCACACCTCGTTCGCCTCGGTCTGGGTCTACCCGGTGGTCGATGACAAGATCGCCATCGAAGTCAACGAGGCCGACGTGCGCATCGACACCTACCGGTCGTCGGGCGCGGGCGGCCAGCACGTCAACACCACCGATTCGGCCGTGCGCATCACCCATCTGCCGACCGGCATCGCGGTGGCGTGCCAGAACGAGCGCTCGCAGCACAAGAACCGCGCCACGGCGTGGCAGATGCTGAAAGCCCGCCTCTACGAGGTCGAGCTGAAGAAGCGCGAGGAGAAGGCGATGGCCGACGCCGCCGGCAAGACCGACATCGGCTGGGGCCACCAGATCCGCTCCTACGTCCTGCAGCCCTACCAGCTGGTCAAGGACCTCCGGACCGGCGTCGAGAGCACCGCGCCCGGCGACGTCCTCGACGGCGACCTCGACGGCTTCATGGAGGCGACCCTCGCTCAGCGCGCCTTCGGCAAGCAGCCGCTGGAGATCAAGGACGTCGACTGA
- a CDS encoding peroxiredoxin, with product MITEGSVAPDFTLPTDGGGTVALSAFAGRPVVVYFYPKDDTSGCTKEAIGFSCLADEFDAIGAVVIGISPDGVKSHEKFRAKHELKVVLGADEERKAIEAYGVWVEKSMYGRAYMGVERSTFLIGRDGKVAKAWHKVKVPGHAEAVLAAAKAL from the coding sequence ATGATCACGGAAGGCAGCGTCGCCCCCGACTTCACGCTCCCGACCGACGGTGGCGGCACCGTCGCACTCTCGGCCTTCGCCGGACGGCCGGTGGTGGTCTATTTCTACCCGAAGGACGACACCTCGGGCTGCACCAAGGAGGCCATCGGCTTCTCCTGTCTGGCCGACGAATTCGACGCGATCGGGGCGGTGGTGATCGGCATCTCGCCCGACGGGGTCAAGAGCCACGAGAAATTCCGCGCCAAGCACGAGCTCAAGGTCGTCCTCGGCGCCGACGAGGAGCGCAAGGCGATCGAGGCCTACGGGGTGTGGGTCGAGAAGTCGATGTACGGCCGCGCCTACATGGGCGTCGAGCGCTCCACCTTCCTGATCGGGCGCGACGGCAAGGTCGCCAAGGCATGGCACAAGGTGAAGGTGCCGGGCCACGCCGAGGCCGTGCTCGCCGCCGCCAAGGCGCTCTGA
- a CDS encoding CHRD domain-containing protein — translation MTSTLKAAAAATVLLLISPTLALADDAFAVMVGAYQVGLAGSVKGHGTATLTKVNNNTICWGVTVFGLDTPTELHIHKGIAGANGDVAIALTPPTAGNPGAASGCLAVVDSNLVKEIFEHPQRYYVNLHTTKFPEGAIRGQLF, via the coding sequence ATGACTTCGACATTGAAGGCCGCCGCGGCGGCGACCGTCCTGCTGCTGATTTCGCCGACCCTGGCCCTTGCCGACGACGCCTTCGCGGTCATGGTCGGCGCCTATCAGGTGGGGCTGGCCGGCAGTGTGAAGGGCCACGGCACGGCGACCCTGACCAAGGTGAACAACAATACGATCTGCTGGGGCGTGACGGTCTTCGGCCTCGACACGCCGACCGAGCTCCACATCCACAAGGGCATCGCCGGCGCCAACGGCGACGTGGCGATCGCCCTGACGCCGCCGACCGCGGGCAATCCCGGGGCAGCGTCGGGTTGCCTCGCGGTGGTCGACAGCAATCTCGTGAAGGAGATCTTCGAGCACCCGCAGCGGTACTACGTCAACCTGCACACGACGAAGTTCCCCGAAGGGGCCATTCGCGGTCAGCTGTTCTGA